In Candidatus Desulforudis audaxviator MP104C, a genomic segment contains:
- a CDS encoding phosphotransacetylase family protein, with product MKNLYLIGTPGSGKTAVALGLALKLRQEGFNPGYFKPVGSTAGVLQQRDEDGVLMKTVLGMSEDLDTIVPLTVGNFYVSGYREPQECRDRVFAAYRLIAGKYNPVIIDGTSFPWVMAAFGLDAVSIADEVGAGILCTMRIRNDFNFDETLFFNRYIRCKGLNLVGNIFNNIPRPMLAKTQGEYANLLESSGFRWLGAIPRRREIHAPTVAEYYDVLGGELLVGGERLDLLVEDVLIGAMTIDSALDHLRRGLNKAVIIGGDRADYALAALETSTSVLILTGGLYPHLSVITRAKEKGVPVILVHYDTVTTVERISEVVRRIRPGDEKAIALALENIEQYCDWQKIIELLEA from the coding sequence GTGAAGAATCTGTACTTGATCGGTACCCCCGGAAGCGGAAAAACGGCGGTGGCCCTGGGGCTGGCGCTGAAACTGCGCCAGGAGGGGTTCAACCCCGGGTATTTCAAACCTGTCGGAAGCACGGCCGGGGTGCTGCAGCAGCGTGACGAGGACGGGGTACTGATGAAAACGGTCCTGGGAATGTCGGAGGACCTGGATACCATTGTTCCGCTTACGGTGGGCAACTTTTACGTATCCGGATACCGGGAACCCCAGGAATGCCGGGACCGGGTGTTTGCGGCGTACCGCTTGATTGCCGGGAAGTACAACCCGGTGATTATCGACGGCACAAGTTTTCCGTGGGTCATGGCCGCTTTCGGTCTGGACGCCGTCAGCATCGCCGACGAGGTGGGGGCCGGGATCCTGTGCACCATGCGGATCAGGAACGATTTCAACTTCGACGAAACCCTATTTTTCAACCGTTACATCCGGTGCAAGGGTCTGAATTTGGTGGGAAACATTTTCAACAACATCCCGCGGCCGATGCTCGCGAAGACCCAAGGGGAATACGCCAACCTGTTGGAGTCTTCCGGTTTCCGCTGGCTGGGGGCGATTCCCCGGCGGCGTGAAATCCACGCCCCGACCGTGGCCGAGTACTACGACGTCCTGGGCGGCGAGCTGCTCGTCGGCGGGGAGAGACTGGACCTATTGGTCGAAGACGTGCTTATCGGCGCGATGACCATTGACAGCGCCTTGGATCACCTGCGGCGCGGCCTAAACAAGGCGGTGATCATCGGGGGGGACCGGGCGGATTACGCGCTCGCGGCACTCGAGACGAGTACGTCGGTACTGATCCTGACCGGCGGCTTGTACCCGCACCTGAGTGTGATCACCAGGGCCAAGGAGAAGGGTGTGCCGGTGATCCTGGTCCATTACGACACCGTGACGACCGTCGAGCGGATCTCGGAGGTGGTCCGCCGCATCCGGCCCGGTGACGAGAAGGCGATCGCGCTGGCGCTGGAGAATATTGAGCAATACTGCGACTGGCAGAAGATCATTGAACTTCTGGAGGCGTAA
- the spoIVA gene encoding stage IV sporulation protein A: MERIDIFRDIAERTGGDIYIGVVGGVRTGKSTFIKRFMELLVIPNIKDIYDKERARDELPQSGAGRTVMTTEPKFVPNEAVEILVGQSVRLKVRLVDNVGYRVEGALGFEEDEEPRMVTTPWFEEPIPFMEAAEIGTRKVITDHSTIGLVITTDGSITDIRRENYVEAEERVIDELKQFGKPFLVILNTTKPHAIDTQHLAGELQVKYDVPVLPLDCLEMSQGDAVTILEEILYEFPVTEVRIDVPLWVEELEPTHWLREKFESAVREAIRRVQRVRDIQEATDLLAGQDFVEETTLRDLNMGTGWAQVEVKARPTLFYEIVTEQTGFQVKGDQDLFRLTKDLAVAKREYDKVAAALHEVRDTGYGVVTPRLDEMNLEEPELIRQGNRFGVRLRASAPSLHVIRADITTEITPIIGTEKQCEELVRFILNEFEDDPKKIWESEIFGKSLHDLVREGIQNKLHRMPENAQVKLQETLQRIVNDGSGGLICIII, from the coding sequence ATGGAAAGAATAGATATCTTCCGTGATATCGCCGAGCGTACCGGGGGTGACATCTACATCGGTGTGGTCGGGGGCGTGCGTACCGGCAAATCCACGTTCATCAAGAGGTTTATGGAACTCCTGGTCATCCCGAACATTAAAGACATTTACGACAAGGAACGGGCTCGCGACGAACTGCCGCAGAGCGGCGCCGGCCGTACGGTGATGACCACCGAACCCAAGTTTGTGCCCAACGAGGCTGTGGAAATCCTGGTCGGGCAAAGCGTGAGGCTCAAGGTGCGCCTGGTCGACAACGTGGGTTACCGGGTGGAGGGAGCCCTGGGCTTCGAGGAAGATGAAGAGCCCAGAATGGTGACGACGCCGTGGTTTGAAGAACCGATTCCGTTTATGGAAGCGGCCGAAATCGGCACGCGCAAGGTGATCACCGACCATTCCACCATCGGCCTGGTAATCACCACAGATGGCAGCATTACCGACATCCGGCGTGAAAACTACGTTGAAGCCGAGGAGCGAGTCATTGATGAATTGAAGCAGTTCGGAAAACCCTTTTTGGTGATCCTGAACACCACCAAACCACACGCCATAGATACGCAACACCTGGCGGGGGAGTTGCAGGTGAAATACGATGTGCCCGTGCTGCCGCTCGACTGCCTGGAAATGAGCCAGGGCGACGCGGTCACCATCTTGGAGGAGATCCTGTATGAGTTCCCGGTGACCGAAGTCAGAATCGATGTCCCGCTATGGGTGGAAGAATTGGAACCAACCCACTGGCTGCGTGAAAAGTTTGAGTCGGCCGTCCGGGAGGCCATCCGCCGGGTGCAACGGGTGCGGGACATCCAGGAGGCGACCGACCTCTTGGCCGGACAGGATTTCGTAGAGGAAACCACCTTGCGGGACCTGAACATGGGCACCGGTTGGGCCCAGGTGGAAGTGAAAGCCCGTCCGACCCTGTTCTACGAAATCGTCACCGAGCAGACCGGATTCCAGGTCAAGGGGGACCAGGATCTGTTCCGCCTGACCAAAGACCTGGCGGTGGCCAAGCGGGAATACGATAAAGTCGCCGCGGCCCTGCACGAGGTGCGGGATACGGGTTACGGTGTGGTGACGCCGCGGTTGGACGAGATGAATCTCGAAGAGCCGGAACTGATTCGCCAGGGCAACCGTTTCGGTGTCCGTTTGAGAGCCAGCGCCCCGTCGCTGCACGTGATCCGGGCCGACATCACCACCGAGATCACGCCGATCATCGGTACCGAAAAGCAATGTGAGGAACTGGTCCGGTTTATCTTGAACGAGTTCGAGGACGACCCGAAGAAGATCTGGGAATCGGAGATCTTCGGCAAGTCCCTGCACGATCTGGTCCGCGAGGGCATCCAGAACAAGCTGCACCGGATGCCCGAAAACGCTCAGGTAAAACTGCAGGAGACGTTGCAAAGAATCGTTAACGACGGTAGTGGCGGTCTCATTTGTATCATCATCTAG
- a CDS encoding cell wall hydrolase — MRVIYVSVLVLVLALGAALSPVSAAAHVYYTVQNGDTLYDISRQYGVSVGVLSAANRLRGDLIVPNQVLVIPEHVLRYSRGDICQEELALLARIIHAEARGESFAGQVAVGAVIMNRLASPDFPSDLRSVIFQRSASVFQFSPVGDGSIVLSPDERAFQAAKQALRGMDPTHGALFFYNPKLASDTWIRTLPVITTIGNHVFATKI, encoded by the coding sequence ATGAGAGTAATTTATGTAAGCGTCCTGGTTCTGGTTCTGGCGCTGGGGGCGGCATTGTCGCCGGTGTCGGCGGCGGCGCACGTATACTACACGGTGCAGAACGGAGATACACTCTACGATATCTCCAGGCAATACGGCGTTTCGGTCGGTGTGCTGAGCGCGGCCAACCGCCTGCGGGGAGATCTGATCGTGCCCAACCAGGTTCTGGTAATTCCCGAGCACGTTCTTCGCTATTCCCGCGGCGACATTTGCCAGGAAGAGTTGGCACTCCTGGCGCGGATCATTCACGCCGAGGCGCGGGGGGAAAGCTTCGCGGGCCAAGTGGCCGTTGGTGCGGTGATTATGAACCGTTTGGCCAGCCCCGACTTTCCGTCCGATCTGCGGAGCGTGATCTTCCAGCGGAGTGCAAGCGTCTTCCAGTTCTCACCGGTCGGTGACGGTTCGATCGTGCTCTCACCCGACGAACGGGCGTTTCAGGCGGCCAAGCAGGCCCTGAGGGGAATGGATCCGACCCATGGGGCGTTGTTTTTCTACAACCCAAAGCTCGCCAGTGACACCTGGATACGGACGCTTCCGGTGATAACAACCATCGGGAACCACGTCTTCGCCACAAAAATTTAA
- a CDS encoding ATP-binding protein: MPGCNVCGDRGIYIVAGTAVPCNCMRQRALGNRLKTAQLTESMRRQTFARFQLHYYSQEQADGGRSYREIAQLALGAAHAFVERVKAGPTAEGLLFTGRVGTGKTFLACCIANALLEAGVQVLFLVVPDYLDRIRSTYDLERPEYTELDLTEAAKWAPVLIMDDLGAHHYTEWGRQKLYSLVNHRLNHQLPLVVTTNVSLEDLEEYLGERTTSRLFQMCRPYRLLTDVDIRISRRLGPETA, from the coding sequence TTGCCGGGCTGCAACGTCTGTGGCGACCGGGGCATCTACATAGTGGCCGGAACGGCGGTACCATGCAACTGCATGCGGCAGCGGGCCCTGGGTAACCGGCTGAAAACGGCCCAACTCACGGAGAGCATGCGGCGGCAAACTTTCGCCCGTTTTCAGCTACACTACTACTCCCAGGAACAGGCCGACGGCGGACGGTCGTATCGTGAAATCGCCCAACTGGCCCTCGGGGCGGCTCACGCCTTCGTGGAAAGGGTCAAGGCCGGCCCGACTGCCGAAGGGCTCCTGTTTACCGGCCGGGTCGGCACCGGAAAGACCTTTCTGGCCTGCTGCATTGCCAACGCCTTGCTGGAAGCTGGGGTTCAAGTGCTTTTTCTGGTGGTCCCGGACTACCTGGACCGGATCCGGTCCACCTACGACCTGGAAAGACCCGAGTATACCGAGCTGGACCTGACCGAGGCGGCCAAGTGGGCGCCGGTCCTGATTATGGATGACCTGGGCGCGCATCACTATACCGAGTGGGGCCGTCAGAAGCTTTATTCCTTGGTCAACCACCGCCTGAACCACCAACTGCCGCTGGTGGTAACCACCAACGTGAGCCTGGAAGACCTGGAGGAATACCTTGGAGAGCGAACAACCTCACGCCTTTTCCAGATGTGCCGTCCCTACCGTCTTCTGACCGACGTCGACATCCGCATTTCCCGCCGTCTGGGTCCCGAAACGGCGTAG